CTCCGACGACATGTCCCCCGAGCTCAAGGCCGAGGTCGCCGCAGGCACCCACCCGGTGCCCGTCGGGGTGACCAAGGGCGTGGTGCGCTGGACCGACGAGCGGCGTCACGGCGTGCCGCTGACCCTCGTCTGCCCGGAGTTCAGCCCCGCCCAGGCGCAGGAGTGGATCGACGGCGGCGACGTCCCCGAGCTCGCCGCCGCGACGGCCCTCGAGCTGGTCGACCTCGACTCCGGCCACTGGCCGATGTTCACCCGGCCGGCCGCCCTGGCGGCGCTGCTCGACGCCGCGGCCACCCGCTCACGGATCGGCTGAGCGGGGTCGGCCCGGCGGGACTCAGCGCAGCAGCTCCTCGGGCCCGGCCGCCACCGTCGGGACGTCGGCGGGCGCCCGGCCGGCGGGCTGCACCGCCTCGAGCGGGGTCGCCGGGGTGAGCGGCGTGACCGGCAGCACGACGTAGCCGCTGTGCACGCCCGAGGCGAGGTCGACGCCGACCTCGACGAGCTCCGCCGGGGCCATCCCCAGCGCCACCGCCACCGCGACCGCGCTGTCGGGTCGGTCCGCCGGGTCCTTCTGGAGCAGCGACGCGACGACGGCGCGCAGGTCCTCCGGCACGTCCTCGCCCAGCGGCGGGGGCGGCTCGTTGACGTGGCACAGCGCCGTCGCGATCGGGGTGCCGCGGTCGAAGGGACGCTTGCCGGTGAGCATCTCGTGGCCCACCACGCCGAGGGCGTAGAGGTCGCTGGCGCCCGTGGCCTGCTCCCCGACCGCCTGCTCGGGGCTGATGTAGTTGGGCGTGCCGAGCATCTCGCCCACCCGCGTGTGGCCGATGGCGTCGATCGCGCGGGCGATGCCGAAGTCGGTCAGCTTCACCAGGCCGTCCTCGCGGACCAGGATGTTGGCCGGCTTGACGTCGCGGTGGACCACGCCGGCCTCGTGGGCGGTGCCGAGCGCGAGGGCGGCCTGGCCGAGGATCGAGCGCACCGCCTCGGGCTGCATCGCCCCGTGCTCGCGGATGACCGCCGAGAGCGGCAGTCCCGGCACGAGCTCCATCACGAGGTAGGTCAGGTGGTCGTCGTGGCCGTAGTCGAAGACGGTGGTGATGTTGGGGTGCAGGAGAGCCGCGGAGTGGAGCGCCTCGTCGCGGAAGCGCTCGGCGAAGATCTCCTCGTTGTCGGGATCGGCCCGCATCACCTTGACGGCGACCTCACGCTGCAGGACGTCGTCGAGGCCGCGCCAGACGTCCGCCATCCCGCCGGAGGCGATGCGCTCCTGCAGGACGTAGCGGTCACCGAGGCGGAGTCCTTCCACGAGCCTGTGCACGGGCGTGTCCCACTTCCCTCGGAGGAGGCGCGTGAGGGCGCCCAGGCTTCAGATGCTACTCCGCTGGGTACCCCGTTCCCGCGCCGACGACCGCGCTCCCACCCCCACGGGTGCCTTGACAACATACAACCGACCGGTTGTATGTTGTGGGCATGGACAGCGACGAAGACCGCGCGGACGCCTGGTTCCACGCGCTCTCCGACCGCACCCGGCGCGACATCCTGCGACGCGTGCTGGCCGGCGAGCACTCCGTCTCCGCCCTGGCCCGCAGCTACGACATGAGCTTCGCCGCCGTGCAGAAGCACGTCGCCGTCCTCGAGCGCGCCGGACTGCTGACCAAGCGCCGTCAGGGCCGTGAGGCCCTGGCCAGCGGCGACGTCGAGGCCGTGCGGTCGGTGGGCGCGATGCTCACCGAGCTCGAGGGCCTCTGGCGCGGCCGCATCGCCCGCATGGACGAGCTCCTCGCCGAGCCCGCCCCCGCACCACCAACCCGTCCCAGCCGGACCACCAGCACGGGGACCACCTGAAGAACGGACCAGACCATGCCCGTCACCGACGTCACCCATGACCTCGACGCCCTCACGCTCACCATCACCGCCGACTTCGCCGCCCCTCCCGAGCGCGTGTGGCAGGTCTACGCCGACCCGCGCCAGCTCGAGCGCGTGTGGGGACCTCCCGGCTACCCCGCCACGTTCGTCGACCACGACCTGGTCCCGGGCGGGCGGATGACCTACTACATGACCAGCCCCGGCGGCGACCGGTTCTACGCCTACTGGGACGTCGCGACCGTCGAGCGGCCCCACCGGTTCACGTTCACCGACGGCTTCGCCGTCGACGAGACGTTCGCCGCCAACCCCGACCTGCCCGAGTCCCAGCAGGTCTACGACTTCAGCGAGACCGCGGACGGCACGCGGGCGACGTTCGTCTCGACCTACGCCGACGCCGCCTCCCTCCAGAAGGTGCTCGCCATGGGCGTCGTCGAGGGCTCCACGCAGGCGATCAACCAGATCGACGGCCTGCTCGCCCCCTGACGCCGCTCCGCCCAGCCGGCCCCGCCAGCCCAGCCGGCCCCGCCAGCCCCAGAGCACAGGAGGCTCCACCCATGCGCACGATCGTCATCACCACGTTCCTCTCCCTCGACGGCGTCATGGAGGCGCCCGGCGGCGGCGACCACCCCCACGCCGGCTGGACCTTCAAGGACGTCGAGCCCGACATGGCCGCCTACGACATCAAGGGCCGCGAGACCGAGGAGGCCAGCGCCCTGCTCCTGGGCCGGCGCTCGTACGACGAGTTCGCTCCCGTGTGGCCCTCGATGAAGGAGTTCACCACCTACAACGCGATGCCGAAGTACGTCGTCTCCACCACGCTCGAGGGCGACACGGTCCCGTGGGGCGAGGGCACCGTCTCCGTGCTCCGCTCCCTCGACGACGTCGCGGCGCTGAAGGAGACCGAGGGCGGGGAGATCCACGTCCACGGCAGCGCCCAGCTCGCCCAGGGCCTGGCGAAGGCCGGGCTGGTCGACCGCTACACCCTCCTCGTCTACCCGCTCCTGCTCGGCAGCGGCAAGCGGCTCTTCGGCGAGAGCGACAAGACCAGGCTCGAGCTCGTCGAGCACGCCGCCTACGACAACGGCATCCTGCTGCAGCGCTACGACGTCGTGCACTGATCCTCTGGCGCGACGTCCGGTTCTGCCGGACCCTGTGTCGGTGGAGCTCGCCCTGCTGCTCGTCTCGATGGCGGCCGTCGTCCTCGCGGTGACCGCCGTCAGCGAGCGGCTGCACGTGCCGGCGCCGCTCCTGCTCGTCGTCGTCGGCGCGGCCGCGGCCTACGTGCCGGGCGTGCCCACGATCCACCTCGAGTCCGAGGTGGTCCTGCTGGGACTGCTGCCGCCGCTGCTCTACGCCGCCGCGATCCAGACCTCGCTGGTCGACTTCAACGCCAACAGAGGCGCCATCCTGCGGCTGTCGGTGCTGCTCGTGGTGGTCACGGCGCTGGCGGTCGCCGTCGTCGTGGACCGACTGGTGCCCGGCCTGGGCTGGGCGGCTGCCATCGCGATCGGCGCCGTCGTCGCGCCGCCCGACGCCGTCGCGGCCACCGCCGTCGCGCGACGCATCGGGCTCCCCCGCCGCGTGGTCACGATCCTCGAGGGCGAGTCCCTCTTCAACGACGCGACCGCCCTCGTGGTCCTCCGCACGGCCGTCGCCGCGCTGTCCGCCGGCGTGACGGTCGCCGCGGTGGCCGGTGACTTCGCGCTGGCGGCCGGCGGGGGCGTGCTCATCGGGGCCGCGGCCTTCCTGCTCGTCGCCCCCCTGCGCACGCGCCTGCGCGACCCGCTGATGGACACGGCCGTCTCGTTCCTGACCCCCTTCGCGGCGTTCGTGGCTGCGGAGGAGATCCACGCGTCCGGCGTCATCGCGGTCGTCGTCGCCGGGCTGCTGCTGGGCCACAAGGCGCCGCTCATCCAGACCGCCCAGTCCCGGATCACCGAGCGGATCACCTGGCGCACCGTCGCGTTCGTGCTGGAGAACACCGTCTTCCTCCTCATCGGCCTCCAGCTCGACTGGATCCTCGAGGGCGCCCGCGCCTCCAGCCTGCCCGGGTCCCGCATCGCACTCGTGTGCGGCGCGACCCTCCTGACCGTCGTGGTCGTCCGGCTCGTCTACATGCAGGCCACCGGCTTCCTCCGGCGCCGCGACCCCATCCCCGCCTCGTGGAGCTTCCTCATCGGCTGGGCCGGCATGCGGGGCGTGGTCACCCTCGCCGCCGCGTTCGTCATCCCCGAGGACGCACCCCACCGTGAGGTGCTGCTCCTCATCGCCTTCACCGTCGTGGCCGGCACCCTGCTCGTGCAGGGGCTCACGCTGCCGCTGGTGACCCGGCTGCTCGACGTCCCCGCGCCCGACCCCGCCGAGGACGCCCTCGCCCGGGCCTCGCTGCTCCAGCAGGCCGCCGACGCGGGCTTCGCCCGGCTCGACGAGCTGGAGTACGACGACCACCACGGCGTCGCCGCCCAGGTCCGCGCGCGCGTCGACCAGCGGACCTTCGCGGCGTGGGAGCAGCTGGCCACCGCGTCCGGGGAGGAGACGCCGTCGGAGCTCTACGCCCGCATCCGCGGCGAGATGATCGAGGCGGAGCGGGCCAAGGTGCTGCGCGTGCGGAGCAGGGGCCACGTGCCGTCGGAGGTCGTGAGCCAGGTGCTCGGCATGCTCGACATCGAGGAGTCGATGCTCGACGCCGCCACCTCGGCGCGCGCCGACGTACGCCGCAGCAGCCTGGCCCCCACCGGCGGC
The sequence above is drawn from the Nocardioides sp. zg-1228 genome and encodes:
- a CDS encoding protein kinase — translated: MHRLVEGLRLGDRYVLQERIASGGMADVWRGLDDVLQREVAVKVMRADPDNEEIFAERFRDEALHSAALLHPNITTVFDYGHDDHLTYLVMELVPGLPLSAVIREHGAMQPEAVRSILGQAALALGTAHEAGVVHRDVKPANILVREDGLVKLTDFGIARAIDAIGHTRVGEMLGTPNYISPEQAVGEQATGASDLYALGVVGHEMLTGKRPFDRGTPIATALCHVNEPPPPLGEDVPEDLRAVVASLLQKDPADRPDSAVAVAVALGMAPAELVEVGVDLASGVHSGYVVLPVTPLTPATPLEAVQPAGRAPADVPTVAAGPEELLR
- a CDS encoding metalloregulator ArsR/SmtB family transcription factor, with the translated sequence MDSDEDRADAWFHALSDRTRRDILRRVLAGEHSVSALARSYDMSFAAVQKHVAVLERAGLLTKRRQGREALASGDVEAVRSVGAMLTELEGLWRGRIARMDELLAEPAPAPPTRPSRTTSTGTT
- a CDS encoding SRPBCC domain-containing protein; this translates as MPVTDVTHDLDALTLTITADFAAPPERVWQVYADPRQLERVWGPPGYPATFVDHDLVPGGRMTYYMTSPGGDRFYAYWDVATVERPHRFTFTDGFAVDETFAANPDLPESQQVYDFSETADGTRATFVSTYADAASLQKVLAMGVVEGSTQAINQIDGLLAP
- a CDS encoding dihydrofolate reductase family protein; amino-acid sequence: MRTIVITTFLSLDGVMEAPGGGDHPHAGWTFKDVEPDMAAYDIKGRETEEASALLLGRRSYDEFAPVWPSMKEFTTYNAMPKYVVSTTLEGDTVPWGEGTVSVLRSLDDVAALKETEGGEIHVHGSAQLAQGLAKAGLVDRYTLLVYPLLLGSGKRLFGESDKTRLELVEHAAYDNGILLQRYDVVH
- a CDS encoding Na+/H+ antiporter, translated to MELALLLVSMAAVVLAVTAVSERLHVPAPLLLVVVGAAAAYVPGVPTIHLESEVVLLGLLPPLLYAAAIQTSLVDFNANRGAILRLSVLLVVVTALAVAVVVDRLVPGLGWAAAIAIGAVVAPPDAVAATAVARRIGLPRRVVTILEGESLFNDATALVVLRTAVAALSAGVTVAAVAGDFALAAGGGVLIGAAAFLLVAPLRTRLRDPLMDTAVSFLTPFAAFVAAEEIHASGVIAVVVAGLLLGHKAPLIQTAQSRITERITWRTVAFVLENTVFLLIGLQLDWILEGARASSLPGSRIALVCGATLLTVVVVRLVYMQATGFLRRRDPIPASWSFLIGWAGMRGVVTLAAAFVIPEDAPHREVLLLIAFTVVAGTLLVQGLTLPLVTRLLDVPAPDPAEDALARASLLQQAADAGFARLDELEYDDHHGVAAQVRARVDQRTFAAWEQLATASGEETPSELYARIRGEMIEAERAKVLRVRSRGHVPSEVVSQVLGMLDIEESMLDAATSARADVRRSSLAPTGGRSCRDLAEHPVTRTASDPACAECLVEGTRWVSLRQCLSCGHVGCCDSSVGRHATGHFHESLHPVVQSAEPDESWRWCYVHDITG